A region of the Thamnophis elegans isolate rThaEle1 chromosome 1, rThaEle1.pri, whole genome shotgun sequence genome:
GCACTGTCAAAAATTAAATAGATACAGCTTCTCCCCAGGACAAATAACACATTAATGTAGTAGATCAAATCTTCACTGTTGAATTTCTGCTTACTAAGCAGCTGTTAGAGATGCTAGAAGTTTGGTTAGAAGAGAGaggcagggggaaaaagggaTAACTTCTTTCCAGCCAGTCACTCAAGTAGGCTTTCAAATAGTAGCAGCCTCTGCCCTACAGAGACTTATCTGAATGTTGTCGATATGGGGAAATGGTAAAACATTTCAGACAGATCACATTTACATTTCCAGTATGTGTAATTTTATGAATCATCAACTGGGCTCTTGGAATTTTCATTGTAAAGGATATTTGGGATATCGTAGTGAAGAATCAGGTGTCCTTCCAgagttaaacaaaaaacaaaaaaagcaaaggGATCTTACTGATTTAGCCTGTCAGAAGGTGGAAATCCACAGGTGTGTTTATAGAAGCAACAAACATTTCAGGCTTTAAGTGCCTGCAAGATGTCTGGCAAACCATGTTTCAACTTGGGCACTGTTCCTGCAAATACACAACTCTGAAAACCTTTGACTTGTGCAAGTAGCCCTGAACAAGTTGCCGGGCCTTCGTGCACAATTAAAATCAAAGGGCTTTGCATGTCAGGAAATGGGATTGTTCAATTGAGAACAAAGAGTAAAAATCTGTGCACACATCTGTATTTACATAGGAAAGGACTATACAAGACACTTTAAATAATCAGGTCGAACCCTTTTGCTGTCCTGGGAAAGAAACCCACTGGGGACAGTAAgtttttaattcttaattttgCTTCATCCCACTATAGGATTCTGTTGTCATCTGACCTTTTGATTTTTAATAAAAGGGAAGTCATAGCGGGCAAGGGCACCAACATGCTTTTAGTCCTTGtaagggaaaagagagaagaggttccagaaatgaacatatttttttaaaaaagaagaagaaagaaagaaagaaaaacgccCTAATAGATAACAAGAGGTCTGCTTGTCCTAAGAGTTGTTTGCTTAAACtaagtacttttttaaaaaattggaaaggCTTTAAACTGCCATatcaaagaaaggagaaaagaaattattattcaAGTGCCTCTGAGAGCTTCCTAGGTCAGTGCTTCTCTGGGTGGCAGGCTACAGACAAGGGCAAGCATGGTGATCTATGAGCTTCTTGATGGCCCTGTTCCATGGAGGTGGTCATCAtggtgatcttccttccttccttccttccttccttccttccttccttccttccttccttccttccttccttcccttctgcctTAATGGGTTGCCTTTTCTCCTTCAGTCTCTGTCATTGCCACTGAGAGAAGCTGATGACATATGCTGTAGATTCCGAGGTCCACAGTTCCTTAAATGAGATGAAAGGAATCAGTCTTTGGGGGCATCGTGAGGTGTGGGTGGGTGATGGGTGGGGAAGGGCTCTGGCAGAGAGAGAGGCAACCAGGATCTTCATTCTGTGTTTCCGCTGTCAAAATTGTGACACTGCAGGTCTCCAGCTACATAATCAGTTCCTGGCAGCTTCAATCCATACTTGTCCACACACCAGCACAGGCCACGTTTTCGGCCCCGAGATGGTTTGCactagagagaggaaggaaaaggatcaACAGTGAGCAGCAGGATAGCCGGGCTGCCATTTCTAACACCTGATTCATCTTGCATGAAATTCACCTGAACTTTCAACTTATCATCAAACTATCAGGAGAGGAGGACAGAAATATAAATCCAGCTCATTACTTAGCCGAGCAGGATTGATCTTACAGAATATTCCCCCAAGGTCAGAAATTCATTTATTTGGGGCACAGGAGAAGGCTATGCAGTGCACTCCTGAGATGGTGGCTGGCCTCGTCTCTAGGGGGAAAACTATCCTATCTGGAACCAGGCATAAACAACAATTGAAGTGATTCTGGATCTAAAATGTAGCCTTCTCCTCATTGTTTTGTGGGGCTTCTATAGCTTTCCTACAACTGAACAAATTTAACTCCTGTCTCAGCTATAGCCTGTGATTCAAAGCTCCAAAATGGTGGTAGGACAAGAGGTTTCCCATTGGTGGAAACTCAAATCTGGTGTCTGGCTtgacaatgaaaaaaaatggtgcaAATTTGTCCCTGCTCCTTAGCTGCAAAgcatacattttaattttgaatcCAGCAGGAAATAATACCTGTTTCCTTTTATAGAAACCTTTCCTGTCACAGTTGGGAAGATGAACAGCTCGAGGGATCATTCGCTGGCTGGATTTGAGCTCCTGTAATGATGCCTCCATTTGCCGACGGCAAGGGCCCTGGAGAAAGAGAAGCAACCACAGAAAAGTTGGTTAAGGAATACCAAGAAACTCAAGGCTAAAGTGGATGAACACAAGAGTTTTCGACTTTGAGTCAGATTAACTAGAATATACTCATGGGGACTCCAATCTTGACAATGGCTCAATTTACCTGAGTGTGAAGactaatattattatttatttaaacatattGGTCACCCAATTTCAGTGGCCTCTGGGCCACTTTTtacaaaactgaaaaacaaacaaataaatcagcTAAAAACATAAAATCAGACTGACGCCAGACTAAAATGATCTGATAAACAACAAGATGAATCAAACAAAAGAGGTAAAGATATGTTTTAATTAGAATGTGTGGGAATTATATTAAGAACCTTAAAGCTATTAAATAATTATGTTGTGCTGATTAcataaaacttgaaatttgaaactTGAAGATTTATATTGTTaatagaaaatagatggaaaagaaatgataaaatgataaattgttcatttttaaagagaaagaaaatttatatttgtacatattaaaaACTAGAaatgggaaaataggagaaaaaaagtAATACGGCTAAAAtaggaaataatggaaatataatgtaaaatgaattatgtcttTTGGTGGGAATGTTAAAGGGAGAATTCGTACAACACtgttcacacatttttttttattatgtaacaaaaataaataaaaaaacttaaaaaacacacacaaaaaaaataccagagaccattgaaaaaataataaatctcaGGCTTGGGGCCAAAACCAGGTTTTTAAAGCTTTCCAGAACCCCAGGAAAGAAGGTGTCATTTTTATCTGGGGGAAGTGAAGAACGtgctcagagaaccggttgttaaaccagtagaatCGTACAACTGCTTTTAATGCTGTCTCTCTTTATGTCCACCAACTCTAAGTCTGCCTCATTGTATTCCAAGCTCTTCTGGGTAATGGCCTCCACTCAAGGTAAAGGTAGCAGGAATATGAGAGGGAGAAAAGCAAGACAGAAAGATATGTAGACAAAGGAAGACTTAGAGGCCTTAGGAAGAATGGCTCTTACCAATTCGAATTCTGGTCTTAGTTCTGGAGCAGCAACTCGAGGGTGTGCAGTATTTTCTGCCCCACCCACAATCTTAGATAAAGTCAATTTCTTTTTGCGGTCTTTCTTCACTGCCTCTGCCTTTAGTTCGGAGTAGCGCCCAAACCCCTTGTTTCTGTACAATTTGGATGAATAGGTCTCCTCAGCCATCTCAGAAGTGGTTGGTTCTTCGTGCTCACGGGATTCCCTTTCTGgatgggaaaaaaacagaaagaacatTTTCAATTTGTGTTTGGACTTGTTGCCATGTTCACCAATGCATTGGATTCCAAATGGCGGTTGTATGATTTGGGAATTctgtaattgtcataaatatgccGACTGCCGAGGActctaattttgatcacatgatcgtggcGGTGCTGTAAtaattgtaaatgtgaggatcggtccataaatcatttttttcaatgctgctgtaacttcaaacagtggcTATGTGACTACTGGGCCTAATTCAAACCCATAGACAGAGATCTATGCACTCAACTTTGACAACAGAATTTTTGGGAGATATAGTTTAGATGAATAGTTTTGACAATAGATACAGTATAGACAATCATTTAGacaaactatttaaaataaagaCAACTATTAGAGTCAGGACaagtgcttaatcatcttctgtgagtctgcctatggagttgctgcttccgtttctcagcccttctcaatctagcatcagggacaaactgcctttgatactccccactgctccatgcctcaggtgccccctggtggccaaccagcctctctggtccctgttctgagtctgaaccctgcccagggtcctccacatcttccatggcagactcatatggttcctcgctatccgagtccatcagcagctcaaccggatcctgctgggacggagacacacacacacacacacacacacacacacacacacacacacacacacacattctgctCCATCCAGCAGTAGCTCTGACCTTGGAAGGCACCCTTAGATTATGGATAGGTTCCTTTCAGGATAGTGCTACCCCAACAAGAGGAAGCTCTGGAGTGCCCATTATATTTTGACTTCAATGGACATCCTCCAGCTGAATTTACCATTAGCGGGAGTAACGATAACTTTTATCAACGTTGTCTAGAAGTGTAAATTCTGACAAAGGGATTAAAAAATTGGACCATGAGAAATTTTTAAAGTCAATATTTCCTTTTTAGATCTCCCAAGACAAGCCTGAAATGCAAGTGAATAGCAACTTTTAACATGGATGGCATCCAAAAAAAGATCCTCTATCAAGTGTGTATTAGATAAAagtatgcaaaaataaaaaagagaagcattttactattggaaaaatatttgcatttaaaaacaaatgtgtGCGCACAAGTTCACATGTCTATGGAAAACTGCATTAATTTACATGGGTGTGTGTTTTTGTAGTGTGTGAAAGAGTatgagtgggagagagggagagagggagagagagagagagagagaaaggaagggaagaagggagggaaagttaAGTAATAAAACCAACAAATTAACTTGACAGAGTTACCTGCCCCTATTCTGACTTTAGCTTACTGGCTTGCCCAAGAAGCTGATACAAGCCTCTTGCTAATCCTCAGTATTTGATCACTAAAAATACATTGCCACTTAAAAGGAATTTTACTTTTCTGAGTTTCATAGTCTAATTGGCAGTTGTTTCTTGTCCaggtatttgttttattatatgttttttCCTGGAGAGCAGTTCACGTTGGTGGTTTTTCCCATGCTGTTGTGGCAGTGAATTCCACAAATACAACCCACCTCTTAAATTTTGTACCTGATCCCTGCCAATATGATCTCtttaatataaggtgaccagattttcagattggaaaagagggacacccttgaccggggggggggggggggcttgattaaaaattttttttttgtcaaaaggtcaccccaggaccctgaaaccagaataaatacgaatctgttgccaaacaaaattttgatcacgtgaccatgaggatgctgcaacggtcgctaagtgtgaaaaatggtcgcaacggtcactaagtgtgaaaaatggtcgcaacggtcgctaagtgtgaaaaatggtcatcagtcacttttttcaatgccattgtaactttggtcactaaatgttttccccctcctcgagactcctcacttcttccttcattcctcttgcttatctaccttcaccttatctgtcttctgctctttccctctcttccctcctccctccttccatcctcttctttcctcactcactcccttcctccttttttctcttccttcctccttccattctttatacgatataaaattcaatgagggtgaaacacaccaaatctggcaaagctgccttgcaccaacctggcctgcccatagaatagcagccactttgagacacataaacctggtctgaacatattgcatcacaaagatttgcaaagatcacatttgcaaaaaggaacatttcttgtagtaaatacattttataaacaatttaaaagtaaaaatccccccaaaataataaaaaaggtattctataaataaaagaaatccttaaaaaccattgttaagtattacaccagcaataatttatactgtcaccatttcaaactatcatcagaaatacgaatctgttgccaaacatcaacattttgatcgcgtaaccatgaggatgccacaacggtcgctaagtgtgaaaatggtcgctaagtgtgaaaaatggtcatcagtcacttttttcaatgccattgtaattttggtcactaaacagccatgttcctgacttaacaaccaccatgattcacttaacgtggcaataaaaggtcgcaaaatcaggcaaaaatcatttaacaaacgtctcccttaccaacagaaattgtgggatcaatcctggtcgtaagtcgaggattaccggtagccaattgcaaaaggcaactttacttggaacaggtgagattgtgcccggatccctttcatgccaacatatccatctt
Encoded here:
- the IGFBP5 gene encoding insulin-like growth factor-binding protein 5, encoding MFLMQALLVSLCLGLSQSLGSFVHCESCDEKALSMCPPSPVGCELVKEPGCGCCMTCALAEGQSCGVYTERCAQGLRCLPRQGEEKPLHALLHGRGICLNEKSYREQAKNERESREHEEPTTSEMAEETYSSKLYRNKGFGRYSELKAEAVKKDRKKKLTLSKIVGGAENTAHPRVAAPELRPEFELGPCRRQMEASLQELKSSQRMIPRAVHLPNCDRKGFYKRKQCKPSRGRKRGLCWCVDKYGLKLPGTDYVAGDLQCHNFDSGNTE